From the Anaeromyxobacter dehalogenans 2CP-1 genome, the window TGTTCGCGGGCGTGACCAACTACCACGCGCCGGTGCAGTGGTACCCCGACCCGGAGCGCCGCTCGCGGGGCGACCTCGTCCCGCTCGCGCTCGCCGCCCCGGACGCGGAGGCCGCGCGCGCGGCCTTCGAGCGGGCGGACGCGGCGCAGTGGAATCCGTTCCACCTCGTGGTCGCCGACGCGCGCGCCGCGTTCCTCTGGTGGTACGACGGCGAGGCCTCGGGGATCGAGCCGCTCGGCCCCGGCCTGCACGTGGTCACCGAGACCTCGCCGCATGGGCGCGGCCCGCGCCCCGACCTGGTGCGCGCGCACTGGCCGCTCGAGCCCTCGGTGCCCCGCCTGCGAGAGGTGCTGACCCAGCACGCGGCGGTGCCCGGCACCGGCACCGCGCTCGCCACCTGCATCCACATGG encodes:
- a CDS encoding NRDE family protein; protein product: MCTLAVALQADRRWPVIVAANRDERNGRPSEGWGLRDGATGIRYAAPRDLLAGGTWIGLSARGVFAGVTNYHAPVQWYPDPERRSRGDLVPLALAAPDAEAARAAFERADAAQWNPFHLVVADARAAFLWWYDGEASGIEPLGPGLHVVTETSPHGRGPRPDLVRAHWPLEPSVPRLREVLTQHAAVPGTGTALATCIHMDPDYGTRSSALVRLAPELDRSELYATDARPCLGPYQDRADLVAALARSA